A section of the Candidatus Nomurabacteria bacterium genome encodes:
- a CDS encoding glutamate--tRNA ligase has translation MRSRVRTRFAPSPTGNLHLGGARTALFNYLFAKQNDGEFILRIDDTDKERSKPEFEENIFKGLKWLGLESSEVYHQSKRGELYRQKLDNLLKLDKVYVSSGEKVIRFRNPNTDVTFTDLIKGEITFNTTDLQDFIVAKDMDTPLYHFASVVDDIDLDISHVIRGEDHISNTPRQILLLEALGGTRPDYAHIPLILAPDRSKLSKRHGAVSVSEYSERGYLPEAMINFLVTMGWSPQAQKLEQELFSLKELIHHFNLKQVQTSGAVFNIDKLDWFNKEYVKRLPEKEQLSRLKSEHEFFNKRPTNIDKNLLKNTEHLSQVLTILEKLDEKKWSVEDIKEALWDFATEKGRGEVLWPLRVSLTGQAKSPDPFTVAAILGREETLDRLRQVLR, from the coding sequence ATGAGATCTAGAGTTCGTACTCGTTTTGCCCCCAGCCCAACTGGTAATCTCCATCTCGGAGGTGCGCGGACGGCGTTATTTAATTATCTTTTTGCGAAACAAAACGACGGAGAATTTATTTTAAGAATAGACGACACGGACAAAGAAAGATCTAAGCCAGAATTTGAGGAGAATATTTTCAAAGGATTAAAGTGGTTAGGGCTTGAATCCAGTGAGGTTTACCATCAGTCAAAAAGGGGTGAGCTATATCGACAAAAATTGGATAATTTGCTTAAACTGGATAAGGTCTACGTAAGTTCTGGTGAAAAAGTTATCCGGTTTAGAAACCCTAATACAGATGTTACCTTCACTGACCTAATTAAAGGGGAAATAACCTTCAACACCACCGACCTACAGGATTTTATTGTTGCTAAGGACATGGATACTCCTCTCTATCACTTTGCTTCAGTCGTGGACGATATTGATTTAGATATTTCTCACGTAATTCGGGGCGAAGACCATATATCCAATACCCCGAGACAGATTCTGCTTCTCGAAGCATTGGGTGGTACAAGGCCGGATTATGCTCATATCCCGCTAATCCTCGCACCAGATCGTTCTAAACTGTCAAAAAGACACGGCGCCGTGTCTGTTTCTGAATATTCTGAACGTGGCTATCTACCCGAAGCGATGATAAATTTTCTTGTCACAATGGGTTGGTCACCACAGGCACAGAAACTTGAACAGGAGCTATTTAGCTTGAAGGAACTAATTCATCACTTTAATCTGAAGCAAGTCCAGACAAGTGGGGCAGTCTTTAATATCGATAAGCTTGACTGGTTTAACAAGGAGTATGTTAAAAGACTCCCAGAAAAAGAGCAGCTGTCTAGATTGAAATCTGAACACGAATTTTTTAACAAGCGACCAACAAATATCGACAAGAATTTATTGAAAAATACCGAACACTTATCTCAAGTTTTGACGATTCTCGAAAAATTAGATGAAAAAAAATGGAGTGTAGAGGATATTAAGGAGGCGTTATGGGACTTTGCAACCGAGAAGGGGAGAGGAGAGGTTTTGTGGCCACTTCGAGTATCTCTAACGGGTCAGGCCAAATCACCCGATCCATTTACCGTCGCCGCCATTCTTGGGAGAGAAGAAACGCTGGATAGATTGCGACAGGTGTTGAGATAA
- a CDS encoding thioredoxin family protein, translated as MNKNTKIITTVIVLIVLAAIYFSIKSNEPSLQNDTSQNGEITTQINSVSNGEENTVTKSGSYEAYSPEKIARASVDHDVVLFFRASWCPTCRAVDSDIKANLNEIPASLTILDIDYDKSSELKQKYGVTYQHTFVQVDKDGNLIKKWSGSPTLSSLVTEVS; from the coding sequence ATGAACAAAAATACAAAAATTATAACAACAGTCATCGTACTCATCGTTCTTGCGGCAATCTATTTCTCAATAAAAAGCAATGAGCCATCTCTCCAAAATGACACGTCGCAAAATGGCGAAATAACCACGCAGATAAATTCAGTAAGCAACGGTGAGGAAAACACCGTAACAAAGTCTGGCTCCTACGAAGCATACTCCCCAGAAAAGATCGCTCGGGCCTCCGTTGATCATGACGTGGTTTTATTTTTTAGAGCAAGCTGGTGCCCGACATGTCGAGCAGTTGATTCGGACATTAAGGCAAATCTAAACGAAATCCCCGCCAGTCTCACAATCCTGGATATTGATTACGATAAATCCTCTGAGTTAAAACAGAAATACGGCGTTACCTACCAGCACACCTTCGTCCAAGTTGATAAAGATGGAAATTTAATCAAAAAGTGGAGCGGGAGCCCAACCCTCTCTTCTCTAGTAACGGAAGTCAGTTAG
- a CDS encoding transglycosylase SLT domain-containing protein, which yields MNDKDLSTALTLKDLIETKAEEAGVDKTLALKIAFCESTMRQFDKSSGKPLRGVHNPNDVGLFQINEDYHANRSQNMGHDIYSTEGNIDYALYLLKKEGSRPWNASRPCWGNTTTV from the coding sequence ATGAATGACAAGGATTTATCAACGGCCCTAACGCTTAAGGATTTGATCGAGACAAAGGCTGAAGAAGCCGGTGTAGATAAGACACTGGCGCTCAAAATCGCTTTCTGTGAGAGTACTATGCGCCAGTTCGACAAGAGTAGCGGCAAGCCCTTACGTGGGGTCCATAACCCTAATGACGTTGGTCTTTTCCAGATCAACGAGGACTACCATGCCAACAGGAGCCAAAACATGGGTCATGACATCTACTCAACCGAAGGAAATATTGACTATGCCCTATATCTCTTAAAGAAGGAGGGCAGCCGCCCATGGAACGCCAGTCGTCCTTGTTGGGGTAATACAACGACAGTCTAA
- a CDS encoding peptidoglycan DD-metalloendopeptidase family protein, protein MRRIFWLFLVLIIFGPFLVHADQATELQAQIRARQNEIGKLDAQIAAQEKTLGETTKQANTLENTLKTIDLTIGKLNNQITRTEKEISATKLKIDELNLNIKKTGGNIERNEDLLRELLRDLSDMNRESLLMILVSYKHFSDLWQASDQLVDLQRGVHSAAEELRKLKGNLSVEVTTTEKEQAKLLRLQRELSDQKKIIATERSKQNNLLAQTKSSEANYKKLLEESRQRREDFAKELNEFESQLKFALDPNKLPVVRQGILAWPLDGRLITQLFGKTSDAKRLYASGTHNGIDFRASVGTVIKSAEAGIVAGTGDTDLTCRGASYGRWVLIKHDNGLATLYAHLSLIKVSANQRVSRGELIGYSGATGYATGPHLHFTVAAGDGVEIKSLKSKVCPGSYVMPIFDTRAYLDPVLYL, encoded by the coding sequence ATGCGACGAATCTTCTGGCTTTTTTTGGTGCTAATAATTTTTGGGCCCTTTTTGGTTCACGCTGATCAGGCGACGGAATTACAAGCACAAATAAGGGCTAGACAAAATGAGATCGGCAAACTAGACGCCCAAATTGCCGCGCAAGAGAAAACATTGGGAGAAACAACAAAACAGGCCAACACCCTCGAGAATACACTTAAGACGATTGATCTCACAATCGGTAAATTAAACAATCAAATTACTCGAACAGAGAAGGAGATTAGTGCCACCAAGTTAAAAATCGACGAACTTAATTTAAACATCAAGAAAACTGGCGGCAACATCGAAAGAAATGAGGATCTACTGCGCGAACTACTTCGTGATTTATCAGACATGAATCGCGAAAGCTTATTAATGATTCTGGTGAGTTACAAACACTTTTCTGATCTGTGGCAGGCGAGTGACCAGTTAGTTGACCTCCAAAGAGGTGTTCACAGCGCTGCGGAGGAGTTGCGGAAACTTAAGGGTAATTTGAGTGTTGAAGTAACGACGACAGAGAAGGAGCAGGCAAAATTGTTGAGACTTCAGAGAGAACTTTCCGACCAGAAGAAAATTATCGCCACCGAACGTTCCAAACAAAATAATCTATTAGCGCAAACGAAAAGTAGCGAGGCAAACTACAAGAAGCTTCTCGAAGAAAGTCGACAACGTCGTGAGGATTTTGCCAAGGAGCTAAACGAATTCGAATCCCAGCTTAAGTTTGCACTTGATCCAAACAAGTTGCCGGTGGTACGACAAGGAATTTTGGCTTGGCCACTTGATGGCCGTCTAATTACGCAATTATTTGGAAAAACCTCTGACGCAAAAAGACTTTATGCTTCCGGAACGCATAACGGTATAGATTTTCGTGCAAGTGTTGGCACAGTAATTAAATCCGCAGAAGCAGGTATTGTGGCTGGAACCGGTGACACCGATCTCACTTGTCGCGGCGCTTCTTACGGCCGCTGGGTTTTAATTAAACATGACAACGGACTGGCAACGCTCTATGCTCATCTAAGTTTGATTAAAGTGTCTGCCAATCAGCGTGTAAGTCGGGGAGAACTAATCGGCTACAGTGGCGCAACGGGTTATGCTACCGGCCCGCACCTTCACTTTACTGTTGCCGCGGGTGATGGTGTGGAGATCAAATCTTTAAAGAGCAAGGTCTGTCCTGGTTCCTATGTTATGCCGATTTTTGACACTCGCGCTTATCTCGATCCTGTTCTATACTTATAA